The nucleotide sequence CTAAGGACTACAGTTGTACATTAATGTAGATTTGTCACCAAAActaatatctccattttttttatctCCAGATAAACCAAGAACATAAGGCACAGGTaggaatttttgttgtttcttctaaAACTCATCATATCTAGACTTCAAACTTCAGTGCTCTTAAAACCAAagtatttgtttgaaaaaagatacTGTTTAATGGTAAGATATAAAAAACTAAAAGGGTAGTAGTCTTCTAGGGAGTAAAATTATTTGGCCGATATGATAAATACTTTTTCAAGACTGAGTGGGGGAAAgaacaacatatttttaagttaaaaaatacttCTGTGGGTGGTTAGAATGAAAAAGCAGTATCAAACTATTTTATAATCTTAGAACAGAAAGAGCTTAAAATTTGTCCTGTAGTCCAAGAatttgaaaaactttaaaatcctATAACCCAGATGAATTTTACAATGTAAGACAGTAAGTTagttaaagaaaacagaaatgttacAGTTTGGGCTTCTCTTTTGAAGGCCACAgctaaaattctgaaatattttatattacaaacAGCTGAGACAATCAACTTTTTTGAACAATGTAAAGTTCAGATGGTTACATTTCATCTCAAATATGCATACTGCAACCTACACAATGATTctcaaaacagataaaatatgtTTTGGACTAAAGCTAAGTGTCTAGATTTCATATCTTGGCAACAATTTGCTtacattcttttcaaaaacattttgtttactGGAAGCACTGGTCATAGACAAACAATGatggtattttttaatatttccagaaaaaatgaaaatactaagtaCTATATAATGCCATCTATTGACTTAGGAATATTTGTATCAAGTTGTCTTAAGTAGAGGTTGATTatgtaaagtaaataaatttcatGCCTTACCATGTGATGATAATGTGACATTCCATCTGTATCAACCCATTGAATGGTCATGTTTTAAATCTTCAGCATAACAAATTAAGAATAATTATGAAATTCACATCCAAATCTAACAGAAAAAGGACCTTTCATCTCACTATTTTTCTAAGAGTCATAAAGCCAATATTATTAAGGAAAGTAAAGTTAGGCTTCCTTCCTAAGtaactgaaaagagaaagaaagccttCCTTTGTTTAAGAAATTTGTATTTAGCAGGGGAGAGACtcttttatttaatcatataCTCTATCAAAGCATTCTCTGATTTGCCACGTCCAGTTCTTTTGAAAACTATGAAAATTTCAGTGAACCTTTTCATGTTATTGTGTACGTTTTAATTTCCCCTGAATGTTACATAAAGCCTTAAGAATGTGTGTCAGAtgtctatttatttaaaacactagCATGTTATTTTTACAATTATACTGCTCTGCCTGTAATAAAGACTGCAACTGATGCTAAACAAGCTAGCAgtaacatggaaaaataaatagaactagGGGACCGACTTGAAGAGGCAACAACAGCATAAATGTTGGAATTTTCCTGATACTGTCTATTTTAACTATTCTAGGAAAATTTTATGAGAATTTGAAGGATATTCTTTTGATCGTGAAATAAgtaatttgttcttattttcattaaGTACCTAATAAAACAAATCCCATACATATTATGggagttatttttatattatataatttctaatattaCAAAGATTccccaaacatttttaaatttaaacaattcTGAATAACAGCATAGTAAAAGAAAGGAGTAAAGTAGAAATTTCTATAAAAAGCTGAAGGCTAGATCTGCAAATAAGGAACGTATAAAGCAAGTTAGTTTGAGATGTCAAAAACACTAGCAAAGTCCTTgtaaaatgaatgtataaataaaaagtgttgaaAGTTATTAACTCagcaaaaaattatatatataaaaatgtgttgacGTGCATCATctttaatcaaaaacaaaacaaaaccaccaaaataaaaaaatacatatattatgaaccagaaagagaagagagaaaaacactcGGTAAAAACACTCAAACtcaaattataaaggaaataagCTTCAAAAGATTTTTCAGgcaacaatactttaaaaaaaattagtggaaaagctaatgaaaatctaaaaatctCAGGAAATATAAAAGCTAATGCAGCTCTTGccaagaaacagaaatggaagatgacaTATATTCTAATATACATTTTTACAGCTAtcacatattttaattatctaaACTCAGTTTTCATTTAAACCACAACAAATAATCAATgcttattagaaattttaaaacataatttagtCATAGGATCTCTTTTATGCATGAATAAACACTAAGCCCTTAGGGAAAACCTGGTAATGGGCAAGTCAGTTTTAATGcctaaaatactagaaaatagttttagaaaatagttttaagGCTGGTCATGCATAAACACACAAAGAATTGGTACATACTAGATAACTGAAAGGAGATAATTTTTAACACACGGAATATAACTTTAACGTCTTAATAAATgtttagggaaggaaacaataCTTTCGGaacattttttctcattattaaagTGATCCACTTATTCTACAATTTTCTCCTCCTCATTTCTCAAAACTTGGTGAAAGCCAACTCTGTAATGCCTAATTCTAGTCAATTCTAGGAAAttacagattgaaaaaaaattcacaccaCTGGCACAGAATATATAGAAGAAAGATTTCCTCTGGtttggaaataataaacattccAATTTCCCATTATGATTCTCTAAAActtatcaagttaaaaaaaaccactgaaaCTCAGCTACACATTATAATCAAGTTTCACGGTATAGGAGAGAAGAGATCTTAAGCCTTTCTTTTCTAAGAGCTAACTTCATATTCTTAAATTCTTGGGATCACAGTGGAAGTTAGCTGCTCTACTGAATGGCTCAGGAAACCTGCTCAGCTCTCTTCCCACATGAGCTTTGGAGGATCCTGTCAGGGCTGTTTCCCTGCATTACCCAGGTGGCCTTTGGAAGTAACAGGGAATCCCAGCACTTTCCACTGCAAACTCATCACACTGGCTTGTTAAAGATCCTAAATACAGTCTAATATACTAGACTGGTTGAGATGGTTTCAGTTATGCCTCATGTCTGAATCTAAAAACTGGGATGACTAGATGATTTAATTTGTTATAGGAAGAGGCAACATGGAACAATGAAAAAACCATACTATTTGAGGTTGGACTGGTCTTTAGTTGGAATCTCTACTCTGACACTTTAGTAGCAGTGTctttggggcaagttacttaacattttttgtctttattccttATCTATAATGACAATGATAACAAGCTATCTTGCAGAGTTGCTATAAAGATCTGCTGATCCTAGTGTTGAGAACATAGTAATTACTggtcctcaataaatggtagtcaTTGGTACTCAAAAATGGTAGACTAAAACCCATTTAAAGGCCTACCTTCACTTGCAAAGATTGCAAAATGGCATTCATGTCAGTAATATTAAAACGATCCCTCTTAAGTTGGTCTAaaggttttaatattttacagTCCATGATCATTTTGCTTACTGAGGTATGGATGTGCATGTGTTATGGGAAAACCTGCTAATTTAGTTTCCCATACTGTGAAATGCTCAGAGGCATATGAGTTTACAGTAGATCAAACATCATTAATGATCTGAAAGTTTTCAGAACACTGGTTACAAAGTAACTTTTTATGCTTTGTGTAATCCTAATTCACCATTAAAAGTTGCTATATATTAATGCATTGTTCCCCCTATTTGTCTATATTCTCAAGAAGAActtttaataaaaagacaaaatttaaatcttaaactgaaaattgtatttcaaaagatattttaaagtttaatccTCAGGGAAGTTATCTTATCAGACATGGTCTGCCAAATTAGTATAAGGTTTGCAAATgagatttattatcttttaaaaagatcacacTAAAAAACTCATGATGATTAGTTTTCAATGGTGAAATGAGATGAAAGgatctttttatataaatgaaaacacaattctTTACCTTTGTTGGGAGGTCCCGAACTCTTCTTTTCAAACAGTTTTTGTTCTGTTACTTTTttcactaaaaaacaaacaaacaaaaaccccgaaagcaaaacaaaacaactcatgTTAAGAATTAGCATGGAATATGAATAGTTTCTCATCCTGGGATAACTtcgtaagaaaaaaataatttgaagtaaTACATACAGGTATCAAGTACAAAATgcagtattttattatatcttatttaaaGAACGAGCACCAGATTTTTAAGAAGCCTGATTATCAGTTTGCAAGGCATATTGTTTTTCTTCGTATTCAACAAGAATCCCTGAAGTAACGTATCCTGGTAAAAGATATATGGCTTCTTATTCTCTAAATAATACTTCCATTACATGTCCAGTAGTGCCATATATAAAAAAGCTTATCAGATTTAAATTTGGGAAAAATTATTAGGTTTATctctaaaactgaaaacattagaatatatatttacatttacaaataaagaatGGAGAGATGCCATTGAAAACTCATGAATTTTTCTTActtagttcttttgttttctgcatttctCTTGGTAAGAAACATGATGCACGGGAGATACCAAGGAGATTTTCAAGCTCTCTACTGCCCTCCAAAGCCTAAAAGAAAGACATCATAAATGACTTAAGTTCTCTACAAATATAATATTACTGACAAGTCTAGTGAAAATACAGTTTActgtttttttcatctgaaaaaaattttgtgGTAGGAAATTTAACTTTTTCTGGCAGGTCAACTACTGCAagctttaaaatgtgaaaaagtcAGATATTACTAAAATATTATGGTTAATTCATATTCATATGAGAAAAGGAATTCCCATGAAAAGTAAATTAGACATATTCTCTGCAAATTCTTTTCTGGATTGGATTCTCCATGCTGGGGCTTCTtccctattttcctttttcaaatggAGTGGTAGACATATGAAACTTTAtatgccaaaaggaaaaaaaaaagctaacctCTATACTGCTTAAGTTTTGCATTATTTCTACGATTTCTTCTGATGATTTCTCCACTTTGGATAGCAACACCATGaatctagaaatgaaaaaaaattagcaagatCAAGCATTTAAACACATTAAATCATTCTCacacctttaattttttaaaaaagattttatttattttttgacagagagagacagtgagagagggaacataagcagggggagtgggagagggagaagcaggcttctcgccaagcagggagcccagtgcggggctcgatcccaggaccctgggatcatgacctgagccgaaggcagtcgcttaatgactgagccacccaggcgccccaacacctttaatttttttttaaaagatcttacaTTCAGTTTTCTAATCGTTTTCTTTACAAAGTGGTAAAAGATGTAAATGCTCCTCCTTCATTATTTCATCCCTTTACAAcacaatatatatttacaaacacaatatatatttacaaacacAATATATATTATCAATCATCCTGCCTTTgggatttttgctttctttcactcCCACTGAACAGGGGGAGATGTGAAGATATAGTTAGTTGGCTTGCTCCTTTCTCCACAGTACCACTTTGAGAACAATAATACACCATTCTCCTTACTTATCTTGATCTAAGTCTGTGAGTCAGTGTtaccagtaatttttttaataaaaaataagttttatggcTTAATAAATTTCAGTGTAAAAAAGATTACAAAGGCATTCTTTTAAGTTTGAAAACGAAGAAAACTTCATTTGTAATCCTATCTCCTGAACATACCTCTAGTTAACATGTTAGCATACAGGAAAaattttcttaggtttttttttgaAACCATAACTTTATATCATACTTATAACTTTATATCTATAACTTTATATCATAACTTTATATCTATAACTTTATATCATACTTTCcttaatattacatatatatatttttgccacATCACCCATAGGTTTATAATTTTCAAGGCTGCACAATATTGTACCTAGTAAGCATACCAAAGATGACTTAACCATTCCCTTATTGTTGTAGTTTTagtgttttttcaaattttatgatCTCATAGCTGTATATAATCTATATCAGTGCAGTCTAATAGAAATAAAGTgtaagccacatatgtaatttaaaattttctagtagccacattaaaagtaaaaagaaacaagtgaacttaattttaataatatattttctttttttttttaagattttatttatttatttgacagagagagagcacaagtaggcagagagggagagggagaagcaggctctccactgagcagggagcccgatgtgggactcgatcccagaactctgggatcatgacctgagctgaaggcagccgcttaaccgactgagccacccaggcgccccttaataatatattttctttaaccaaTATATCCAAAGtagtatcatttcaacatgtaatcaatacaaATTATTGAGATagtttatgctttttttcaaaatccagtgtgtacTTTACACTCATAGCACATCTCATTTCagactagtcacatttcaaatgctcattAGCCATGTGTGGCTGGCTAGTGACTACTGTTTCAGAGACCACAAATCTATATTATTGATGTTATGAAAGaaactagaaattttatttaaatccttttcAAAATCACATCAGTGTTATCCATTAACATTTCTGTGCTATTAATATGACACGTTAAATTTTCATATACAACAAATATGTAGAGTATGTTTCATCCACGTAAAATATGAGTATGCAAGCAAGGAATGGAGAAACAGCATTTATGCAAAAACTAAAACTTATGTGAGGAAAATGGAATTGCAGGtgatctttttctctttaaaaattttcccttaTTATCATGCATTTCCAATGAAAAGTCACCTGTCAGAGGTCTTACTTGCTTACCACCTGAACCTCAGTTTGAAAGATAGTGTCATAAAGGAATTCCAGATCCTTCCATTGAGCTCCAAAAGTCTCAAGGAGCAAGTGGGCTTAAGTGACTCCCACCCAGGGCTGGGAACCTCCAGCTTCCCCTACATTATACCAACACTACTCACTCCCTCAGCGGGGCAAAGCTGAGGCAAATAAGCTATTTCACCATGAGAAGCAATCCTAAGGGCTCTTTACCTTGCATTCTTTTCCTGGGAGGACTGAAGTGGCAGAGCCTCTCTACACTACCTTACCTACCATACCTTAAGGAACTGATGATATTCCTTGTTGACCCTTATGGAATTATGTGGGAAGGATGGGTCCTGCAGGGTTGCCATCTTGAATGACTCCAAGGGGCTCTGTTCAGATAGATTAAGATGGAAATGGTGCCCCCAGGAGTTGTGCATGTAGCATCCCCAAAGGACCTGTTAATAATTCTGTTTCTCAAGTTAAAATAGTTATTGAGGGACTGAGCTAGGCAAAATGTTTTCAACAACCTTGGAGAGCTGTAATGGCCTGAACATCAAATAACTGGGGAAATTGTTTTCAGAATATCCTTCCCATGCTTGAGCTGCTTTTGCAGGGAAACATGTCTTCACTGCATGACCAGTAGACTAGTGGACAGTCcatcattctcattttttaaaattttaatttaatttttaagtaaactctatgcctaacctggggctcaaactgaggatcctgagatcaagagtcaaattctccactgactgagccagccagctagccagcccatttttattttaatctcctttcctctcctcctccttcttttacTTCTTGCTAGATGAAATCAACtcctcccatctttttttttttttaaagattttatttattcatttgagacacagagaaagcatgagtagggagagaggcagagggagaagcaggctccccgccgagccaggagcccgacgtggggttcgatcccaggaccccgggatcacaacctgagccgaaggcagacgcccaaccatctgagccacccagacaccccaactcCTCCCATCTTGATAGCAACCAGTTTCATGGaatgggtacacacacacacacacacacacacacacacacacacacacttcaaatcATCACATTACAGACTTTAAATACATACACCTTTATTTGCCAATTACACTTTAATAAAGCTGGGGataattacataaagaaaaaaagccccTTAACCTTCTGCCACACATGTCCTTCTAATGTGTAATCCTGGATTTCCTACCTATTTGTATTCTTCACTCTCTGGCCTAAGCTGTGAGTGCTAGGGAAATCTTATAGCAGGATTGATGGTCAATATTACAAGTATATGATTTGCTAGGCCCCTGATGCTGCTTAACGCATTTACttaatttaatgaatatatatatatttttttttttgcaaatcatTGCTCAAAATAATGGTCTAAACCCAATCTCTGTTCCTCCATACTGAAATTAAACTCTTATATTCAGATTTCTGCCTTACTACTCTACTGGTACTATACTCTCAAAGGCCACAAATGAACTCTTAATTAATTCCATTACCAAAAACTTATATCAAAGTTACTACCTATAAGAgactgtatttatatataatctcaAGAAACCTGGAAGTTATATGTACATTACAGGGACAAAATCCTCAGGTTTTTCTTTATCCTCTTAATATTATGTCTTATAGAGAAAAAGGTAGATAGGTCACAGAACCTCTACTTAATCTAATTGTTTATCTAAACTGATTATTTTGGTAGCTGGATTGTAATGATGAAATATGTTGCTAAGTTTTTTTTTGAACTCTTTCTAAAGTGAAAGCATGGTACTTGTTACTTTACAGGCTATatcttaatctttaaaataattctctgtgataaacattatctccattttatagatgtggaaactgaaacacaaattatttaattattcaggGTTACACAATAAGGAACACAATCATTGtgaattctttgggattttctatacaTAGCATTGTGTTTTCTgaaaatagagacagttttaggggcgcctgggtggttcagttgttaagcgtctgccttcagctcaggtcatgagcccagggtcctgggatcgagccccacattgggctcctggctaggccgggagcctgcttctccctctcccgctccccctgcttgtgttccctcttctctctctgtgtcacataaataaataaaatcttaaaaaaaaagggttttatttcttcctttccaaatggatgccttttgttttctttcttcttccctttcttccctccttctgcctAATTGCTCTGATTAGAATATCCTGTAAAATGTTGAATACTAGTGGTGAAAATGGGCATGCCTATCTTGTTATTGATCTTTGGGGGAAGGCTTTCATTCTTCCATgtcaaaaattttgaacagttgaaaaataagtctcttgtaaaCATTGGTTTCTCTTTTAGTCTTTACTTACCTACAGAATATAGGCatgactttattttcattttaagtttttgataAGCATGTTCAACTAACTCACTCCTAAAGACCGGGTGatttaagcagaaaaatgaaCCACAAATCAGATTCTTGTTGCATAACTGAATgcttaaaacataataaagagtAACTCAgacttagaattctttttttcccccagacttAGAATTCTGGAAAGTGGCTACCTGTCACAATTAATTGTATtcataacaaacaaataaaaaacccaatTCTAGCATAATTCTTTACAATTagaaaaaggttttatttggattagtatagaaatttttttaaaagtctaaaaaaaaattgcttttctatCTATAAGAGAATAAGCCAGTGGTTAAAAATAAGCTTTATACAACAGGAGGGACTTTTGTGGTGATGGGATTGTCCTATATCTTGATGGTGGTGAACCTACACATGTGATAAAGTTACACAGaactaaaaacatatatatgcaaaCACCAATGAGTACATGTGAAACttaagaaatctgaataaaaatcaGTGGACTGTGGCAATGTCAATTTTCTGGTTGTGATACTGTCCTATAGTTTTGGAAGATGTTATCATGTCAGTAAAGTGAGAAACGGGTATACATGATCTCTCTGTTTTACTTCTCACAAcagcatgtgaatctacaatctgaaaagaaaaggtTTAATGGAAGTAAACCTGCAGAAAGATAGTCACCAATACTGTATTTTCATAGCAGTGACAGTAGCCAGCAGCAAATTgccaagaggaaggaaagccaaTGGCAgtgaattatataatatattttcctttcagagTATAAAGGATATGGAAGttcacataaaatattaatgtgtAGGTGTCTGTTTATAAATGATCTCTATTGACATGTCACTAACTGCttgttttctggggaaaaaaattttaaacctagaATGTGGAACTATATTTTCCTGTTGGaataattcttatatttaaaacTTACCAAATTGATTAACAGGGTGTCATTTTAGGACATATAcataattgaaaaacaaaaagtgtaaAAGAGTATACATTATATGCCATCTTTGTAtaaaaagagaaaccagaaaaaagaaatgaaacaacttgattttataaaaataaacataagaaaggGAAACCAGAAATTAATGAATTTGGTTACCTACAGGGAGTAGATAGAAAGAACTGGGAGAGAGTGACACttctctgaatattcttttttgtaaagttttGGCTTTTGGAATCATATTAATGTTTTACAtcgttaaaaaattaaatcaaaaaggatgagagaaaaaagattaaaattgaaaaaaaaaaacagaaacaagagaaTCTAACTACTTCAAATGAATAACTAATTCTTCAAACAAAACACTAGTGCAAgtaatgtggagaaaaaggaaccctcttacactgttgatgggaatacaaactggggcagccactgtagaaaacagtatggaggctcctcagaaagttaaaaatagaactacccgaCTATCCAGTAATCGCACCACTGGATATTtaaccccaaaatacaaaaacactaattcaaagagatacatgcacctctgTTTAtggcagcactatttacaatagccaaattatggaagcagcccaagtgtccatcaattgatgaattgggtaaagaagaggtggtgtatacacacacacacacacacacacacacacacacacactggaatattattcagccataaaaaagaatgaaatcttgccatttgcaacagcatggatggaactaggtAGGGAGTATAACGCTAATGAGCAATAGAAGtcagagaaaattaaatactatatgatttcactcacatatggaatttaataaataaaacaaacaagcaaagaagaaaaaagagagacaaaccaagaagcagatttaaaaaaattttttttaacattttttaaaattttatttgtcagagggagagagtgtgagcaagcacaagcagggggagctgcaggcagagggagaagcaggctccccgctgagcagggagcccgatgtggggctcgatcccagaaccctgggatcatgacctgagctgaaggcagatgcttaactgactgagccacccaagtgtccccaggaaacagatttttaactatagaaaacaaactgatggttaccagaggggagcttcgtggagggggggatgggtgaaataggtgatggggattaaagtgTACAATTATCATGATGAATACTGAGTAATgtttagaattgttgaatcactatattgtacacctgaaattaatatagcactGTTAACTATAcctgaattaaaatagaaaaaattaacaaaagagaaCTAATCCAAGTAGTTTTGAACATAGTAATTTGACTATATACTGTCAAGTTAAAGACAAAAAAGATTTGCAAACAAAACTTGAATGCTTTGCAAGCTTGTTTTTAATAGTGCTATAAGTGCAGGAATTCTCAAACTATTTTGTGTTCATGGTAAGATTAAGCAAATGTGAAAATATACTGCTGCTATGAGGAGCTAAAGATGTAGTATCTCTGAGAAGGGGTGCAAATACAGAAAGGGTGAAAGCAAGGCAAAACCCTTTATCACTATGAactcatgaattttaaaaaggccGGCTAATAGAAGGAATGATGGAGTTAGAAAATCACCATTGTATAACCAACTTAGTAGGGTAGACTACCTTCCCACTGTAGGTGGGCATCATTTAATTCATTGAGGGGCTGAATAGAACAAAAGTGGAGGAAAGGAGGATTGGTTCCCTGCctgcctgtttatttttttaaatttatttttatttttaaatttcttttattttttagagagagcaagagagcaagcatggaggggaggggccggaggagagggagagagagaatctcaaacaggctccacagccagcatggggattgatcccatgaccctatgacctgagctgaaatgaagagtcagaccctaaacccactgagccacccaagcgacTCATCCTGCTTGCCTGTTTGAATTGGGACATCGCTCTTCTGCTCTTGAACTTGGATTTACACCATCAGCTCCCCTGGTtgtcaggcctttggacttgaattTGAATTACACCACTGGCTTTCTTGAGTCTCAGGCTTGTGGATGGTAGATAGTGGGACTTAGCCTCtctaattgcatgagccaattttTCATAATCAATCTATCTCTATATATGCAACTATATACATATAACT is from Zalophus californianus isolate mZalCal1 chromosome 4, mZalCal1.pri.v2, whole genome shotgun sequence and encodes:
- the LOC113927521 gene encoding centromere protein R isoform X3 — its product is MSPFASPASSKEQEHKNEPSNGKRKKLSHLSLTERKESTTKDNDEFMVLLSKVEKSSEEIVEIMQNLSSIEALEGSRELENLLGISRASCFLPREMQKTKELMKKVTEQKLFEKKSSGPPNKELYHLDSYEFLKGILN